In Desulfurococcaceae archaeon MEX13E-LK6-19, the genomic window TTCAATGTCCTAGCTATTATGACTGGCGTTGCTATTGGCAAGAGCATTGCTTGTTCTGGTGGAAGCGACATAGAGACTGTAAACCATAGTCCACCAAAACCTGTCTTCCATGTTTTACCATGTCTCCCTTTTGCTTGTATAAGGTACTCAGCAACAATAATGCTCCAAGGCCCATACTTCCTTGCTGCATCTTGAGTACTTCCAAGAAATGGTGCATGGACTAATCTCCATCCCCAAGGCTTTAATGTACTAGGATTGTCTGCTGGATCCCAGTACACTTTTTCTCCATCAATACGCAAGACATAATTCTTCGATAGTTCTTTAATTAGTTTGACGACAGTAGCATAGTCTAAACCTGTATCCCATCCAAGTTCACGGAATGATGTTTCTCTTGATGACATTAATTTTGATATTATTAATAGTTTCAATAGTAGTTTCTCACATGCCAGCACATTTTACCACCATGGAGTATTGCTTGCGAAGAACTTAGGGCGTTCTGAATAATTAAGTGTCCTCAAGCCTTATAGGTTGTTCGCATCATTAATAACTTACAAGATCATGGAATATTATACACTACAGATCCTATCTCCTTCGAGACGTTAATACTTTAAGACTGGCAATAGCTTCATGCACACCAAGAATGTAAGGAAGATCAGGATAATATGCTCTGAGAATATCGTATACATTAACAACATTGTCTTTATTCGTTGGATTCTTCTCTCCGGGCTCAAGATCTACTAATCCTTTCTTCCATAAATTACTTAGAAGACGCATTATTATTCCACGTTTTCTCTCCATTTCCATGGCCGCTTTTACTTCACTGGGCATGTACATAGATAAATACATTGGATTTACATTCATGAATCTTGATATATAGTTGATACTAGCTTCTATGACAGGGCATTTTCTCGATAACCCGTATTCAGTGTAGGCAATAATTATCCTCATATCAGTGTTGTAGAGATACCTAACTTCTCTAGGTATGTAAGGAAATGCGCGACAAACAAGGGGCTTGTAAGAATTATGGAGCAAACACTTGTTGTCGCTATCTAAGAACGGGCATTTACCATTATTTAGCTCGAGAACATATGATAGAGCTATGTGCGATCTTGTTCTTCTATCAAATACAGTGTAACCATGTGTAATAACGCATTTAATATCTAGTTTCTCGGCAGCTACTTTAAGTAAATATTCTTCAAATGGCAAAAGAGATATTGGAGATAGCTTACAACAATATCCTTTCCTTAGACATCTAAATCTTTCCGTCGTCAATATTTATCACGCAGTTACATACCCTGGTAGCTTCTCTCTATATAGCATTTTAACCCGTGCAACACCATCAATTTCATCAATTATACGAGCCACAGGTGGCGGCACTAGTTTACGCCAATCTTGATTCTCTTCAGCCATAAGCCTCCTAATATATGCACCCCTATATATTTCTCTATTGAATTTGGGTGGTTCCACAACTTCATATCCTTCTTCAACAAATATCCTTGCTATAATAGGGTTTAGAGTTACCACGCACTTAAATGGCGGCGAATATAGTTTAACATAATGTATGGCAACACTACTTACTTCAAGTGTAGGGAGGGTTATGGTTATCATTTTCTCTAGAGGCAAACCAGCCCATTTAATGGTCTCTCTCAACATTAGGATTCTTTCGCCAGCAGTAAACGGGTTTTCTGGGGTATGACTTTGACTAGCCATACCGATCACAACAATCACTTCATCAAAATTTTCAAAACACCACTTTAAGACATTAAAATGCCCATAATGCAATGGCTGAAATCTCGCTATAACTAGCCCACGTTTTTCTGTAGCAATAAGAGTGGAAGACACAAGCTTCACCAATTATTGTTCTCACATATTCAATCAATACACGAGAGTAACTTTTTATTATTAATTTCTTTTCATCTAGTAATAGGCGACACTAATGTCCCTCACCGAGAAGATAGTATATATGGATGAAAAGAAGGCACTACTTCTAGCTATGATTATTGTCGCATGGGCTTTCGGAGGACATCTCATCATTGAAAAAGGAAATATTGAAGCTTTTATATTGAATTCAGTAGTAGTGGTAATAGCTTTCTTGCCTCACGAACTGGCCCATAGATACTATGCAAGAAAATACGGTTGCTACAGCAGATTCATACTAGACCCCCTGGGTGCTGCGATTACTTTAATGAGCGGGTTTATACCGTTTATACGAATTATTATACCAGGCTACGTATTCATATCAATGCCATACTACGATAGCACTTATACAAAGAAGATCATGGGAGTAGTTTCGGCAGCTGGCCCCGTGGTAAACATAGTAATGGCTATTATTTCATTCATAATCTTGAATACAATGTATCAATACCTTTCAGTAACTCTGTTCTTGTTTCTCTTGTTTATGACCGGAATAAATGCCTGGATCGCGTTCTTTAACTTGTTACCAATACCTCCACTAGATGGGAGCAAAATA contains:
- a CDS encoding YkgJ family cysteine cluster protein, producing MTTERFRCLRKGYCCKLSPISLLPFEEYLLKVAAEKLDIKCVITHGYTVFDRRTRSHIALSYVLELNNGKCPFLDSDNKCLLHNSYKPLVCRAFPYIPREVRYLYNTDMRIIIAYTEYGLSRKCPVIEASINYISRFMNVNPMYLSMYMPSEVKAAMEMERKRGIIMRLLSNLWKKGLVDLEPGEKNPTNKDNVVNVYDILRAYYPDLPYILGVHEAIASLKVLTSRRR
- a CDS encoding nicotinamide-nucleotide adenylyltransferase, which gives rise to MSSTLIATEKRGLVIARFQPLHYGHFNVLKWCFENFDEVIVVIGMASQSHTPENPFTAGERILMLRETIKWAGLPLEKMITITLPTLEVSSVAIHYVKLYSPPFKCVVTLNPIIARIFVEEGYEVVEPPKFNREIYRGAYIRRLMAEENQDWRKLVPPPVARIIDEIDGVARVKMLYREKLPGYVTA
- a CDS encoding site-2 protease family protein — protein: MSLTEKIVYMDEKKALLLAMIIVAWAFGGHLIIEKGNIEAFILNSVVVVIAFLPHELAHRYYARKYGCYSRFILDPLGAAITLMSGFIPFIRIIIPGYVFISMPYYDSTYTKKIMGVVSAAGPVVNIVMAIISFIILNTMYQYLSVTLFLFLLFMTGINAWIAFFNLLPIPPLDGSKIIKWNPVTWGVLFAISITLMFISGF